One segment of Carya illinoinensis cultivar Pawnee chromosome 13, C.illinoinensisPawnee_v1, whole genome shotgun sequence DNA contains the following:
- the LOC122290748 gene encoding auxin-responsive protein SAUR36-like gives MREFRGFKLGKRLVQASKWIARKSRIRPKYHRLNPPPPPATSSKPKLKHISKLITWGQRLTCGAKTLCCSRPGSNYIPLGLDPVQEKKVTVPKGHLAVYVGQEDGDFRRVLVPVIYFNHPLFGELLREAEEKYGFQHEGGITIPCRMAEFERVQTRIAAGSGGSRRLTWKRHH, from the coding sequence ATGAGAGAGTTCAGAGGCTTCAAGCTCGGGAAACGCCTGGTCCAGGCCTCCAAATGGATCGCTCGTAAATCCCGGATCCGACCTAAATACCATCGTCTGAACCCGCCGCCGCCCCCAGCAACGTCGAGCAAACCCAAACTGAAGCACATCTCGAAACTCATCACCTGGGGCCAGCGTTTAACTTGCGGGGCGAAGACTCTGTGTTGTAGCAGACCCGGGTCGAATTACATACCCTTAGGGCTTGACCCGGTCCAAGAGAAGAAGGTGACGGTGCCGAAGGGGCACCTGGCGGTCTACGTTGGCCAGGAAGACGGCGACTTTCGCAGGGTTTTAGTTCCCGTGATTTACTTCAACCATCCTCTGTTTGGTGAGCTTCTGAGGGAGGCCGAGGAGAAGTACGGATTTCAGCACGAAGGCGGGATTACGATCCCCTGCCGGATGGCAGAGTTCGAGAGGGTCCAGACTCGTATAGCCGCCGGCAGCGGTGGTTCCCGGCGGCTGACCTGGAAGCGCCACCATTGA